A region of Cardinium endosymbiont of Sogatella furcifera DNA encodes the following proteins:
- a CDS encoding sodium:solute symporter family protein, producing the protein MYVDWIIITVCLTTILAVGLYGSKGVTTFKDYAVGNRQMSTFVLTASLIATVYGGGFLTTRLNAHYHKGLYTLMRDLVFPIGFYITARLMIVRMKSFIGHLSIAESMGMLYGQAIRIITALFGVLMAIAIVAIQFKVGLSIAPIVFPTIKNGSMLWGIILSCIVIVYASFGGAKSVTFTDVYQFFLFFICLPVIILVLLYHTSHPWDAWKALIQIPKFNPIKVFTWHNIGQTLSSYATLMLFPINPSLIQRMYMSTSVQHATKVFCNTAAIRILFSILACMVAIMLHIGGHILPPGQQVIDYIIDLDYFLGIKGFLVSSIIALLMSTADSDLHIASVLCTNDLFPFLFKKFSALRKASLKTARITAATIGLLSLITALYTTSIIQLLNKAALFYTSAITVPFIIACFGFRPRAATVLCTMGLNTTLTAYTIFIKGEVIEQHDIFKSVITNTFILFILHYLLPKRAHTGWVNILDDSPVQLQNQEIKRWWLRKIKYIQSIFTKYYWSSIFPKHTSTFIAFGIYLIIYSSISLLYIQKTYLYLYIYWYIAIMAIGTLITFYPAWHNYHKGSHAFLDGLWPILLYIVLFVSAFTFATLSHFAPISCALIIANIALSSLLLPLPIVLMMLAIVLAINRWMIAGLPLQVIWLDRAVTTLEWVSAVTITCVSLISCLTYHYARRKIQLKCQIIELTRNYERSIILTSMHNQANWNRLDPTYNGKILQEIADTLEPDIECVDAQKQKLYALSRILLQRAKEERTLTLDPQSLQQVDIDAAIFKAYETVRDLSKPLQLLVRKQTKATHILAASALIERCFTINFWEICQSKQATNHIITLTIADTLLAYHAHKDNQLAIDNIKPLSPPLLPALAFCISTDTATPNLLPTYVMTDEVIAAYLPKETHSLYQVESRQIIQAHGGYTAITETAENLTFLYVLPLCGKKVMRLKRHHMEDLFQEVAETVESLAQEKELIHLLVKETTLTQEKIEQTLAFIKQAHGIATRQSGDPYYTHPMAVTKLTLEVTQNPTTLLAALLHDTVEDTAVTLDQIELLYGSEIAHIVGMVTHYTTQGYRRKLDRSERHLALHQCKDIRVMQIKLADRLHNLRTLSARKYTAQLKVAQETVTFYIPWAKQNNMVNWIPEMEALCQQILSPPK; encoded by the coding sequence TTTAATAGCTACTGTTTATGGAGGTGGGTTTTTAACTACTAGGCTAAATGCCCACTATCATAAGGGCTTGTACACATTAATGAGGGATTTAGTTTTTCCTATAGGTTTTTATATAACTGCTCGCCTGATGATTGTCAGAATGAAATCCTTTATAGGCCATCTTTCTATAGCTGAATCAATGGGTATGTTGTATGGCCAAGCTATTCGCATCATTACAGCACTTTTTGGCGTACTTATGGCCATTGCGATCGTGGCCATTCAGTTTAAAGTAGGTTTAAGTATAGCACCTATTGTCTTCCCTACCATAAAAAATGGGTCTATGCTATGGGGAATCATTTTATCTTGTATTGTGATTGTTTATGCCTCATTTGGAGGCGCTAAGTCGGTAACATTTACAGATGTATACCAGTTTTTTTTGTTTTTCATTTGTCTGCCAGTTATTATTCTTGTCCTTCTATACCACACCTCACATCCATGGGATGCGTGGAAAGCATTAATACAAATACCAAAGTTTAATCCCATAAAGGTCTTTACATGGCATAATATTGGCCAGACCCTAAGCAGTTATGCAACTTTAATGTTATTTCCCATTAATCCATCACTTATTCAACGTATGTATATGTCTACCTCCGTGCAACATGCCACCAAGGTCTTTTGCAATACTGCGGCCATACGTATCCTATTTTCTATACTAGCCTGTATGGTTGCCATTATGCTACATATAGGTGGGCACATCCTACCTCCAGGGCAACAGGTCATAGACTATATTATAGACCTCGATTACTTTCTGGGTATCAAAGGGTTTCTGGTATCATCCATTATTGCTTTATTAATGTCCACTGCTGACTCTGACTTACATATTGCATCTGTTTTATGTACCAATGACCTATTTCCTTTCTTATTTAAAAAATTTAGCGCACTTCGTAAAGCATCTCTTAAAACAGCACGTATTACCGCTGCAACCATAGGCCTATTGAGTCTGATCACTGCGCTTTATACGACAAGCATTATCCAACTTCTAAACAAAGCAGCATTATTTTATACTTCTGCTATTACCGTTCCATTTATTATAGCTTGCTTTGGGTTTAGACCTCGTGCGGCTACGGTCTTATGCACTATGGGGCTTAATACCACACTAACCGCCTATACCATCTTTATAAAAGGAGAAGTTATAGAGCAACATGACATATTTAAATCTGTGATAACAAATACTTTTATATTGTTCATCTTACACTACCTCCTACCTAAAAGGGCACACACAGGTTGGGTAAATATTTTAGATGATAGTCCCGTACAACTACAAAATCAAGAAATTAAGCGTTGGTGGTTAAGAAAAATAAAATATATCCAATCTATTTTTACAAAATATTATTGGTCTAGCATCTTCCCTAAGCATACTTCTACTTTTATTGCATTTGGTATTTACCTGATTATCTATAGTTCTATATCCCTTTTGTATATACAAAAAACCTATCTGTACCTGTATATCTATTGGTATATAGCCATTATGGCTATAGGCACATTAATTACTTTCTATCCTGCTTGGCATAACTATCACAAAGGGAGCCATGCTTTTTTAGATGGACTATGGCCTATCTTACTTTATATAGTTTTATTTGTTTCAGCTTTTACATTTGCTACACTCAGTCATTTTGCCCCTATATCCTGTGCACTCATCATCGCCAATATTGCTTTAAGTAGCCTATTACTGCCCTTACCTATAGTGCTTATGATGTTGGCGATAGTACTGGCTATCAATAGGTGGATGATAGCTGGTTTACCGCTTCAGGTCATCTGGTTAGATAGAGCAGTTACTACACTAGAATGGGTAAGCGCCGTAACCATCACATGCGTTTCCCTGATCAGTTGTCTAACCTATCACTATGCAAGACGCAAAATCCAACTAAAATGTCAAATTATTGAACTAACCAGAAACTACGAAAGGAGTATTATCTTAACATCCATGCATAACCAAGCCAACTGGAATCGTTTAGATCCTACCTATAATGGCAAAATACTACAAGAAATAGCTGATACACTAGAGCCTGATATTGAATGTGTAGATGCACAAAAACAGAAGCTCTACGCCTTGAGCCGCATCTTATTACAGAGAGCGAAAGAAGAACGCACGCTGACTTTGGATCCCCAATCTTTACAACAAGTAGATATCGACGCAGCGATCTTTAAAGCGTATGAAACGGTTCGTGACCTATCCAAACCGCTTCAATTACTAGTAAGAAAACAAACTAAAGCGACCCATATATTAGCCGCATCTGCGCTTATTGAGCGATGTTTCACTATAAATTTTTGGGAAATTTGCCAAAGCAAACAGGCGACAAACCATATCATTACCCTAACGATAGCAGATACCTTATTGGCGTACCATGCCCATAAAGATAACCAGTTAGCTATAGACAACATCAAACCACTCAGCCCTCCCCTACTCCCTGCACTGGCTTTTTGTATTTCTACAGATACAGCTACGCCCAATCTGCTACCTACTTATGTAATGACCGATGAAGTGATTGCAGCTTATTTACCTAAAGAGACACATAGTTTGTATCAAGTAGAAAGCAGGCAAATAATACAAGCCCATGGCGGATATACAGCAATAACAGAGACAGCAGAAAACTTGACTTTCCTTTATGTATTACCTTTATGTGGTAAAAAAGTCATGCGCTTAAAAAGGCACCACATGGAAGACTTATTCCAAGAAGTAGCAGAAACAGTTGAAAGCCTAGCGCAAGAAAAGGAACTAATCCATTTGTTGGTGAAAGAAACCACATTAACACAAGAAAAAATAGAGCAAACGCTTGCTTTTATCAAGCAAGCCCATGGGATAGCTACTCGTCAATCAGGTGATCCTTATTACACGCATCCGATGGCCGTCACGAAACTTACCTTAGAGGTGACCCAAAACCCCACAACGCTTTTAGCGGCCTTATTGCACGACACCGTAGAGGATACAGCTGTTACCCTAGATCAAATAGAACTATTATATGGATCAGAAATAGCTCATATCGTGGGTATGGTGACGCATTACACCACACAGGGTTATCGACGGAAACTAGATCGATCGGAAAGGCATCTGGCATTACATCAATGTAAGGATATCCGTGTGATGCAAATCAAATTAGCGGATAGGTTGCATAACCTAAGAACTTTATCTGCACGTAAATACACAGCTCAACTAAAAGTTGCGCAGGAAACGGTAACATTTTATATCCCTTGGGCTAAACAAAACAATATGGTGAACTGGATACCGGAAATGGAAGCGCTTTGTCAGCAAATCTTGTCTCCACCTAAATAG
- a CDS encoding sodium:solute symporter family transporter yields the protein MLLDGCIRWFALPPCLIFSGKSLPCFKGIVAISLLAMAMSTADSELNSCSIMVSHDMLESIRGVKADPYRHQLLLAKLTTLVVGLLAMIVAFCCKDLLKLMFWTLDLDVIVVAPFILIVFGFRGTSRTALLGMATGALAILSWNKWVKSIIEVNGAFICMLINILAMLAAHYLFKQPKGTGWVKPDNDFLQIQQENSRKKAERKERIKNAWINRKDTLVKLIPSHAVLIFIGFYVIISNFMTYCITHIMDHNYWLILQFLVGFCFLGYGTFFSAKIQPIPGWVVGLFFIIGLAFCLPINVLWHWWHRTNLFLTLGLSLTHLLVTLLVLPLYLGVSFLMATLLIATFLSSIYCTNPFVLVLSSSTIALLLLLCLGLGLLIFGIFVYLKAKTQRSYDQITYLKRREELKEARKLKSCLYNASLVPSNSDTSSSSKGYGFILNQVVGKIEESISFLDSNVPLYKQDFQSIINKFYDWITYFNRKERYKNHALLQPTKITFDRLIRKVEVALSQEVDDPPRILVEKINDSNGTLSAYIVCDMNQIVYLLAQAILRVGNLEHASTKIVRIQLHATSLQFAQADPIDNSYPTCMDFLATGLVISHSAASAQYLPKVKEVYYDLIDGMCTRGQQEAPPSIDLQMQTISTIIGAHYGYLEASTDRKQLSILLVLPNDVTAIRDKMTAKLPIDALTSESPVTPKEQADSMMVLMKFHDYVCKTSYQKDAIDIKTISSLLLLLHQHFGFKRHASGQLFYVRSVGIAEYVVEWAFHSPKVIYAALLYELVRYTCLPLSYIKAHYNLGVYAFVLNVVGIDKRQALDHPSLLYVQNRLKEAIKEDHVQLSVLFIKLAERLYDLRHASGYIHLSEVVHMAQETLAIDVQIANTYLGPEIGLALAQAAKQALAEYKRKEKTQHKQKDQDR from the coding sequence ATGCTGCTTGATGGATGCATAAGGTGGTTTGCACTTCCCCCTTGTTTGATTTTTAGTGGGAAATCCTTACCATGTTTTAAAGGTATTGTTGCTATTAGTTTACTAGCAATGGCTATGTCAACAGCCGATTCTGAATTGAATTCGTGTTCTATTATGGTGAGCCATGATATGTTGGAAAGTATACGAGGTGTAAAAGCAGATCCTTATCGGCATCAACTTCTTCTAGCTAAGTTAACAACACTAGTAGTTGGCCTATTGGCTATGATCGTAGCTTTTTGTTGTAAGGACCTGTTGAAATTAATGTTTTGGACACTAGATCTAGACGTTATAGTAGTTGCCCCATTTATTTTAATTGTTTTTGGTTTCCGTGGCACTTCTCGTACTGCTTTATTAGGGATGGCTACAGGTGCGTTAGCTATTTTATCTTGGAATAAGTGGGTTAAGTCTATAATAGAGGTAAATGGTGCTTTTATTTGTATGCTGATCAATATACTAGCTATGCTGGCTGCTCATTATCTATTCAAGCAGCCGAAAGGTACCGGTTGGGTTAAGCCAGATAATGATTTTCTACAAATTCAACAAGAAAATAGCCGTAAAAAGGCAGAACGCAAAGAAAGGATTAAAAATGCTTGGATCAATAGAAAAGATACTTTAGTTAAGCTAATACCGAGTCATGCGGTGCTAATATTTATAGGATTTTATGTTATCATCAGTAATTTTATGACTTATTGTATAACCCATATCATGGATCACAATTACTGGCTGATACTCCAATTCTTAGTAGGTTTTTGTTTTTTAGGATATGGGACATTTTTCTCAGCAAAGATTCAACCTATTCCAGGTTGGGTGGTTGGTCTATTTTTTATCATAGGCCTAGCTTTTTGCCTGCCTATCAATGTACTTTGGCACTGGTGGCACCGCACTAATCTTTTCTTAACCTTAGGTCTATCCCTAACGCATTTGTTGGTAACCTTGTTGGTACTACCTTTATATCTTGGTGTAAGTTTTTTAATGGCCACTCTGTTAATCGCCACATTCCTTAGTTCAATCTATTGTACAAATCCATTCGTTCTAGTGCTATCGTCATCAACTATTGCATTGCTATTGTTACTTTGTTTGGGCTTAGGCTTACTTATTTTTGGCATCTTTGTCTACCTAAAAGCCAAAACGCAGCGTTCCTATGACCAAATAACTTACCTAAAACGTAGAGAGGAGCTTAAAGAAGCACGCAAGTTAAAATCATGCCTATATAACGCATCGCTGGTTCCATCTAATAGTGATACTTCCTCTAGTTCTAAAGGTTATGGATTTATTTTAAACCAGGTAGTTGGTAAGATTGAGGAATCTATCTCCTTCTTAGATAGTAATGTTCCCCTTTACAAGCAAGACTTCCAAAGTATTATCAATAAATTTTACGATTGGATTACCTATTTTAATAGAAAAGAAAGATATAAAAATCATGCCCTACTGCAGCCTACTAAAATTACCTTCGATAGGCTGATTCGTAAGGTGGAAGTGGCATTATCCCAAGAAGTAGATGATCCACCTAGAATATTGGTAGAAAAAATAAACGATTCTAATGGAACCCTATCTGCCTATATTGTATGCGATATGAATCAAATCGTCTATCTACTTGCTCAGGCTATTCTACGCGTTGGTAATCTAGAGCACGCTAGTACAAAAATTGTTCGTATCCAACTACATGCTACTTCTTTGCAATTTGCACAAGCTGATCCTATTGATAACAGTTATCCTACTTGTATGGATTTTTTAGCTACTGGTTTGGTTATAAGTCACTCTGCTGCTTCTGCTCAGTACCTTCCTAAGGTCAAGGAGGTCTATTATGATTTAATAGATGGTATGTGTACGCGAGGTCAACAGGAAGCGCCTCCATCAATAGATCTTCAGATGCAAACTATATCCACTATTATTGGGGCACACTATGGATATTTGGAAGCTTCTACTGATCGTAAGCAACTCAGTATACTACTGGTACTGCCTAATGATGTCACAGCCATTCGTGATAAGATGACTGCTAAACTGCCTATAGATGCCTTAACCTCAGAATCTCCTGTTACGCCTAAAGAACAAGCCGATTCAATGATGGTATTAATGAAATTCCATGACTATGTCTGTAAAACTTCTTATCAAAAAGACGCTATTGATATAAAGACCATTTCTAGTTTGCTTTTATTATTGCACCAACATTTTGGCTTTAAACGGCATGCTTCAGGCCAATTGTTTTATGTACGTTCGGTGGGGATCGCTGAATACGTGGTAGAATGGGCTTTTCATTCTCCTAAGGTGATTTATGCCGCTTTGCTCTATGAATTGGTACGTTATACCTGTTTACCGCTTTCTTATATTAAAGCACATTATAATTTAGGGGTTTATGCTTTTGTATTGAATGTGGTTGGTATAGATAAACGGCAAGCCTTAGATCATCCTTCCTTATTGTATGTACAGAATCGTTTGAAGGAGGCAATCAAGGAAGATCATGTGCAGCTCTCTGTTCTTTTTATTAAATTGGCCGAACGGCTCTATGACCTGCGTCATGCCTCAGGCTATATACATCTATCAGAAGTAGTGCATATGGCCCAAGAGACCTTAGCCATAGATGTGCAAATAGCCAATACCTACTTGGGTCCAGAGATCGGATTGGCACTAGCGCAAGCTGCTAAACAGGCACTAGCGGAGTATAAACGTAAAGAGAAAACGCAACATAAACAAAAGGATCAAGATAGATAG